The following proteins are encoded in a genomic region of Arachis ipaensis cultivar K30076 chromosome B02, Araip1.1, whole genome shotgun sequence:
- the LOC107623828 gene encoding calcium-transporting ATPase, endoplasmic reticulum-type, with translation MEVPMEEKPFPAWSWSVEECLKEYGVKLERGLSTFEVQRRREKYGWNELAKEKGKPLWQLVLEQFDDLLVKILLIAAFISFILAYFHGGETGESGFEAYVEPLVIILILVLNAIVGVWQENNAEKALEALKELQCESGKVLRDGNFVPDLPARELVPGDIVELRVGDKVPADMRVAALKTSTLRAEQSSLTGEAMPVLKGTSPVFLDDCELQAKENMVFAGTTVVNGSCVCIVITTGMNTEIGKIQKQIHEASLEESDTPLKKKLDEFGNRLTTAIGIVCLVVWIINYKNFLSWDVVDGFPSNIKFSFQKCTYYFKIAVALAVAAIPEGLPAVITTCLALGTRKMAQKNAIVRKLPSVETLGCTTVICSDKTGTLTTNQMSVTEFFTLGGRTNASRVIRVEGTTYDPRDGGIIDWTCFNMDANLQAMAEICAVCNDAGIYFDGRLFRATGLPTEAALKVLVEKMGVPDTKSKNKITNSQNMVESNSTVKLGCCDWWNRRSKRVATLEFDRVRKSMSVIVREPDGENRLLVKGAVESLLERSSHVQLADGSLVPIDEQCRELLLHRLMEMSSKGLRCLGFAYKDQLGEFSDYYADTHPSHNKLLDPACYSAIESDLVFVGVVGLRDPPREEVHKAIEDCKEAGIRVMVITGDNKSTAEAICREISLFSKDEDLKGQSLTGKEFMSLPPSEQVKMLLRPGGKVFSRAEPRHKQEIVRLLKDMGEIVAMTGDGVNDAPALKLADIGIAMGITGTEVAKEASDMVLADDNFSTIVTAVAEGRAIYNNMKSFIRYMISSNVGEVISIFLTAALGIPECMIPVQLLWVNLVTDGPPATALGFNPADVDIMRKPPRKSNDSLISSWVLVRYLVIGSYVGIATVGIFVLWYTQASFLGINLVGDGHTIIELSQLLNWGECHSWPNFTATPFTVSGGRAITFSNPCDYFSVGKVKAMTLSLSVLVAIEMFNSLNALSEENSLRKIPPWRNPWLMVAMSISFGLHCLILYTPFLANVFGVVPLSLNEWFLVILISAPVILIDEILKLVARNQRKVKKEKVA, from the exons ATGGAAGTTCCAATGGAGGAGAAACCATTTCCAGCATGGTCATGGTCTGTTGAGGAGTGTTTGAAAGAGTATGGAGTGAAACTCGAAAGGGGTCTGAGCACTTTCGAGGTTCAGAGGAGGCGCGAAAAGTATGGTTGGAATGAGTTAGCAAAGGAGAAAGGGAAGCCATTATGGCAATTGGTATTAGAACAATTTGATGACTTGCTGGTAAAGATACTTTTGATTGCAGCATTCATTTCATTTATCTTAGCTTACTTTCATGGAGGCGAAACGGGGGAATCTGGATTCGAAGCTTATGTGGAACCACTTGTAATCATTTTGATTCTAGTCCTTAATGCCATTGTTGGAGTTTGGCAAGAGAATAATGCTGAAAAGGCTCTTGAAGCTCTTAAGGAGttgcaatgtgaatctggaaagGTGTTAAGGGATGGAAATTTTGTGCCGGATTTGCCTGCAAGAGAGCTAGTTCCCGGTGATATTGTGGAGTTGCGCGTCGGAGATAAAGTCCCTGCTGACATGAGAGTTGCAGCCTTGAAAACTTCAACTTTGCGAGCCGAGCAAAGCTCGCTAACCGGAGAAGCAATGCCAGTTCTCAAAGGAACAAGTCCTGTTTTCTTGGATGATTGTGAGTTGCAGGCCAAGGAGAATATGGTCTTTGCAGGAACCACAGTTGTCAATGGGAGTTGTGTTTGTATTGTTATCACCACTGGAATGAACACCGAAATTGGGAAGATACAGAAGCAGATACATGAGGCTTCTCTGGAGGAAAGTGACACTCCTTTGAAGAAGAAATTAGATGAATTTGGTAATAGGCTCACCACTGCAATTGGTATAGTTTGTCTTGTTGTTTGGATCATAAACTACAAGAATTTCCTTTCTTGGGATGTTGTTGATGGATTTCCCTCAAACATCAAATTTTCCTTCCAGAAGTGCACATACTATTTCAAAATCGCCGTTGCACTCGCAGTGGCTGCAATACCAGAAGGTCTGCCTGCTGTTATCACAACTTGTTTAGCACTTGGTACAAGGAAAAtggcacaaaagaatgcaattgtTAGAAAGCTTCCAAGTGTAGAAACTTTGGGATGTACTACTGTGATTTGCTCGGATAAAACTGGTACTCTTACGACGAATCAAATGTCTGTGACAGAGTTCTTTACTTTAGGAGGGAGAACCAATGCTTCTCGAGTCATTCGCGTGGAAGGCACAACTTATGATCCAAGGGATGGGGGAATTATTGACTGGACTTGCTTTAACATGGATGCCAACCTTCAAGCCATGGCTGAAATATGTGCAGTTTGTAATGATGCTGGAATTTATTTCGATGGGCGCCTTTTTCGCGCCACAGGGTTGCCTACTGAAGCAGCACTAAAAGTCTTGGTTGAAAAGATGGGAGTTCCAGATACAAAGTCAAAAAACAAGATTACTAATTCACAAAACATGGTTGAATCCAACAGTACTGTGAAGTTGG GTTGTTGTGACTGGTGGAATAGAAGATCCAAGAGGGTAGCAACATTGGAGTTTGATCGCGTTCGGAAGTCAATGAGTGTCATTGTTCGCGAACCGGATGGTGAAAATAGGCTTCTTGTAAAG GGTGCTGTTGAGAGTTTACTGGAGAGAAGCTCACATGTGCAACTAGCTGATGGATCTCTGGTTCCGATAGATGAGCAATGCAGGGAATTGCTTCTACATAGACTCATGGAGATGAGTTCGAAGGGATTGCGCTGCTTGGGATTTGCGTATAAGGATCAGTTAGGAGAGTTTTCGGACTACTATGCAGATACTCATCCTTCTCATAACAAATTGCTTGATCCAGCATGCTACTCAGCCATTGAAAGTGATCTAGTttttgttggtgttgttggtCTAAGA GACCCTCCACGCGAGGAAGTTCATAAAGCAATTGAGGATTGTAAGGAAGCTGGGATAAGAGTTATGGTGATAACTGGTGATAACAAGTCAACAGCAGAGGCTATTTGCAGAGAAATCAGTTTGTTCTCCAAAGATGAGGACCTTAAAGGACAAAGCCTAACAGGTAAAGAATTCATGTCTCTTCCTCCTTCAGAACAAGTTAAGATGCTGCTGAGACCTGGAGGCAAGGTCTTTTCGCGAGCCGAGCCAAGACACAAGCAAGAAATTGTGAGGTTGCTGAAGGACATGGGGGAGATAGTTGCAATGACCGGAGATGGAGTGAACGATGCGCCAGCACTCAAGCTTGCTGATATTGGCATTGCCATGGGAATAACTGGGACAGAG GTTGCTAAAGAAGCTTCAGATATGGTGCTAGCAGATGACAATTTTAGTACAATTGTCACGGCCGTAGCAGAAGGTCGCGCAATTTACAATAACATGAAATCATTCATCAG GTACATGATATCATCAAATGTTGGAGAAGTTATTTCAATATTCTTGACTGCTGCTCTTGGGATCCCAGAATGCATGATACCAGTGCAGCTCCTGTGGGTGAACTTGGTCACTGATGGTCCACCTGCCACAGCTCTTGGTTTCAACCCTGCTGATGTTGATATCATGCGCAAGCCGCCTCGGAAAAGCAATGATTCTCTCATAAGTTCTTGGGTTCTTGTCCGCTATCTT GTTATTGGCTCTTATGTGGGAATTGCTACAGTTGGAATTTTTGTCTTGTGGTACACTCAAGCTTCTTTTCTAGGCATCAATCTTGTTGGTGATGGCCATACAATCATAGAACTCTCCCAGCTTCTCAACTGGGGAGAGTGCCATTCGTGGCCTAACTTCACGGCCACGCCATTCACAGTCAGTGGCGGCCGAGCAATAACATTCTCAAATCCATGTGACTACTTCTCTGTTGGTAAAGTGAAGGCTATGACTCTGTCCCTCTCTGTATTGGTTGCAATTGAGATGTTCAATTCCCTAAATGCCCTCTCAGAAGAGAATAGCTTGAGAAAGATTCCACCTTGGAGGAACCCTTGGCTTATGGTAGCAATGTCAATATCATTTGGACTCCATTGCCTCATACTCTATACTCCATTCCTTGCTAATGTGTTTGGTGTTGTTCCACTTAGCTTGAATGAGTGGTTTTTGGTGATTCTTATATCAGCACCTGTTATTCTCATTGATGAGATTCTTAAATTGGTGGCTAGGAATCAAAGGAAGGTGAAAAAGGAGAAAGTAGCATGA